Proteins from a single region of Gossypium arboreum isolate Shixiya-1 chromosome 1, ASM2569848v2, whole genome shotgun sequence:
- the LOC108479914 gene encoding cation/H(+) antiporter 18-like: MASNTSVGQKCPSPMKATSNGFFQGDNPLDYALPLAILQICLVVVLTRGLAVLLRPIRQPRVVAEIIGGILLGPSVLGRSKSYLEAIFPPKSLTVLDTLANLGLIFFLFLAGLEIDPKALRQTGKTALAIALAGIGLPFALGIGSSFLLRETISKGVNASAFLIFMGVALSITAFPVLARILAELKLLTTDVGRMAMSAAAVNDVAAWILLALAVALSGSNTSPVVSLWVFLSGCVFVICLALIVPPIFKWMARRCHEGEPVEEIYICATLAVVLAAGFVTDAIGIHAMFGAFVVGVLFPKEGPFAHALVEKVEDLVSGLFLPLYFVSSGLKTNIATIQGLQSWGLLALVIFTACFGKIIGTVVVSLCCKVPLRGALALGFLMNTKGLVELIVLNIGKDRKVLNDQTFAIMVLMALFTTFITTPVVMAVYKPARRKTDYKYRTIERKNSDAQLRILACFHSARNIPSMINLFEASRGVAKREGLSVYALHLMELSERSSAILMVHKARKNGLPFWSKGWRSDSDHVVVAFEAFQQLSQVTVRSMTSISSIADMHEDICSTAESKRAAIIILPFHKHQRVDGSFETTRTDFRWVNRRVLEHAPCSVGILVDRGLGGTTHVSASNVSYLITVLFFGGPDDCEALAYGARMAEHPGISLNIICFVVEPETIGKISTINMQENAGIETKSSAEEFLSRFRNLQKDDSVRYEEKAVRNVTEIIAAIRGADRSNLFLVGRMPEGKLALALRRRSECPELGAVGSLLIAPDFSVTASVLVIQQYNGYTCPNLDPYMEEESPDKDSESS, from the exons ATGGCTTCTAATACTAGTGTAGGACAGAAATGTCCATCGCCGATGAAGGCTACATCGAATGGTTTCTTCCAGGGTGATAACCCCCTTGATTATGCACTTCCTCTTGCCATTCTGCAGATATGTCTGGTGGTTGTACTCACAAGGGGTCTCGCTGTTCTTTTAAGGCCGATAAGGCAGCCACGTGTGGTTGCAGAGATCATC ggaggaattttgcttggGCCATCTGTTCTGGGTAGAAGCAAGAGCTACTTAGAAGCTATATTTCCTCCCAAGAGTCTCACTGTATTGGATACCTTAGCAAACCTTGgtctcattttctttttattcctTGCTGGCCTGGAGATAGATCCCAAAGCCCTGCGGCAAACTGGGAAAACCGCCCTTGCAATTGCCCTTGCTGGTATAGGGCTTCCTTTTGCATTAGGAATCGGTTCTTCATTTTTACTGAGAGAAACTATATCGAAAGGTGTAAATGCTTCGGCTTTTCTTATATTCATGGGTGTTGCTCTTTCTATCACTGCATTTCCTGTCTTAGCTCGCATTCTAGCAGAGTTGAAGCTTTTAACCACAGATGTTGGAAGAATGGCCATGTCAGCTGCAGCTGTTAATGATGTAGCTGCATGGATTCTACTTGCTCTTGCTGTTGCCCTATCTGGCTCCAACACTTCTCCTGTTGTATCACTTTGGGTCTTCTTGTCTGGTTGTGTTTTTGTCATTTGTTTGGCTCTCATTGTACCACCAATTTTCAAATGGATGGCTCGTCGATGCCATGAAGGCGAACCAGTAGAAGAGATATACATATGTGCTACATTAGCTGTTGTTCTTGCAGCTGGGTTCGTAACTGATGCCATTGGAATTCATGCCATGTTTGGTGCTTTTGTGGTTGGAGTTCTTTTTCCAAAGGAAGGGCCATTTGCCCATGCTCTTGTGGAAAAAGTCGAGGATCTTGTATCTGGTCTGTTCTTGCCATTGTACTTTGTGTCAAGTGGACTGAAGACAAATATTGCAACAATTCAAGGGCTCCAATCCTGGGGTCTTCTGGCTTTGGTGATTTTTACAGCATGTTTCGGGAAGATCATTGGGACTGTTGTGGTGTCCCTTTGTTGCAAAGTGCCTCTTCGTGGAGCTCTCGCACTCGGGTTCCTTATGAACACAAAAGGGTTGGTGGAACTGATTGTTCTCAACATTGGGAAGGATAGAAAG GTTTTGAATGATCAAACATTTGCTATTATGGTTCTAATGGCTCTCTTCACTACATTCATTACCACACCAGTTGTTATGGCGGTATATAAGCCTGCGAGGCGAAAAACGGACTACAAATATAGGACCATTGAAAGAAAAAATTCAGATGCTCAACTAAGAATATTGGCCTGTTTTCACAGTGCAAGAAATATACCATCAATGATCAATCTCTTTGAGGCTTCACGAGGAGTTGCGAAGCGTGAAGGACTGTCCGTGTATGCTCTGCATCTCATGGAGTTGTCGGAGAGATCATCGGCTATACTAATGGTACACAAGGCAAGGAAAAATGGGCTTCCCTTCTGGAGTAAGGGTTGGCGTTCAGATTCTGACCATGTGGTTGTGGCATTCGAGGCTTTCCAACAACTGAGTCAAGTAACTGTCCGATCAATGACTTCAATCTCTTCAATTGCTGACATGCATGAGGATATATGTTCAACTGCTGAGAGCAAGAGAGCTGCAATCATAATCCTTCCATTCCATAAGCACCAGCGAGTAGATGGCTCTTTTGAAACTACTCGGACAGACTTCAGGTGGGTGAACCGGAGGGTCCTTGAACATGCACCTTGTTCTGTCGGAATTCTAGTTGATCGTGGCCTCGGTGGAACCACCCATGTATCTGCAAGCAATGTTTCTTACTTGATAACAGTGCTCTTCTTCGGGGGTCCCGATGATTGCGAAGCACTTGCTTACGGAGCTCGAATGGCCGAACACCCTGGTATCAGTTTAAACATCATTTGCTTTGTAGTGGAACCTGAGACCATTGGAAAAATTTCTACAATTAATATGCAAGAAAATGCTGGCATCGAAACAAAGTCATCAGCTGAAGAATTTCTATCTCGGTTTAGGAATCTACAAAAGGATGATTCCGTTAGATACGAAGAAAAAGCTGTCCGAAATGTCACCGAAATCATTGCTGCAATCCGTGGGGCAGACCGCTCCAATCTTTTCCTCGTGGGGCGAATGCCTGAGGGTAAACTGGCCTTAGCTTTAAGGAGGAGAAGTGAATGCCCTGAACTAGGAGCTGTTGGTAGTTTGCTGATTGCACCAGATTTCTCAGTGACAGCATCAGTCTTGGTCATTCAACAGTACAATGGCTACACATGTCCGAATTTGGACCCATACATGGAAGAAGAATCACCTGACAAGGATTCAGAATCCAGCTAA
- the LOC128279517 gene encoding protein ALP1-like — MREQVAIFLHIIGHNVKFRVIGSRYYRSIETIHRYFRVVLKAILKLYKLAIRLPDEPTPSEIRNNTRFYPYFKDCIGALDGTHFRASVPLSIKGRFRSRKYGTTQNVLAAITFNLKFFDVLAGWEGSAHDSCILSDALSRPRGLRILEGKYYLADAGYDIRNGCITLYRGV; from the exons ATGAGGGAGCAAGTAgctatatttttacatataattggtcaTAATGTAAAGTTTCGAGTGATTGGAtctagatattatagatcaattgAGACAATTCACCGTTACTTTAGGGTTGTATTGAaagctattttgaaattgtataaactAGCTATTAGATTACCTGATGAGCCAACTCCTAGTGAGATCAGAAACAATACaaggttttatccttattttaaagattgtattggaGCATTAGATGGAACTCATTTTCGTGCATCCGTTCCACTTAGCATTAAAGGAAGATTTCGTAGCCGTAAATATGGGACGACACAAAATGTATTGGCTGCCATTacatttaatttgaaatttttcgATGTTCTAGCTGGTTGGGAAGGTAGTGCACATGATTCATGTATATTAAGTGATGCACTTTCACGCCCAAGAGGATTAAGAATTCTGGAAG GTAAATATTATCTTGCTGATGCTGGATATGATATTCGAAATGGATGTATTACCCTATATCGTGGTGTCTGA